From Rhododendron vialii isolate Sample 1 chromosome 10a, ASM3025357v1, the proteins below share one genomic window:
- the LOC131302498 gene encoding endochitinase-like codes for MRILALISLSLLFILGALAQNEQCGSQAGGQVCPGGLCCSRWGFCGTTQAFCGDGCQSNCPAPPPPATPPPPASPPPPPSPGGGSDISSLISKDLFEKLLANRNDPACEGNGFYTYEAFIAVAKEFSGFGTTGDDDTKKREIVAFLAQTSHETTGGWVGAPGGQYAWGYCFVTERNKADYCTPNQQWPCAPGKQYYGRGPIQITHNYNYGPAGVAIGSDLLGNPDLVAAHVTISFRAAFWFWMTPQYSKPSCHDVITGQWTPSAADLAAGRLPGYGVITNIINGGLECGQGFTTAQQVSRIGYLMHFSDIVGVGYGQNLYCDHQRPFG; via the exons atgaggattttGGCAttaatttcactctctctcctcttcatACTCGGAGCCTTGGCTCAAAATGAGCAATGCGGTAGCCAAGCAGGAGGACAAGTCTGCCCTGGGGGACTCTGTTGCAGCAGATGGGGCTTCTGCGGTACCACACAGGCTTTCTGCGGCGATGGGTGCCAGAGCAATTGTCCCGCCCCGCCCCCACCAGCAACCCCGCCCCCGCCAGCATCCCCGCCCCCACCACCGTCCCCTGGCGGCGGCAGTGACATCAGTTCTCTTATTAGCAAAGACTTGTTTGAGAAATTGCTGGCGAATAGGAACGATCCAGCTTGTGAAGGGAACGGGTTTTATACTTACGAGGCGTTCATTGCTGTTGCCAAGGAGTTTAGTGGTTTTGGAACCACTGGAGATGATGATAccaagaagagagagattgttGCGTTTCTGGCTCAAACTTCCCATGAAACAACTg GTGGGTGGGTAGGAGCTCCGGGTGGACAATATGCATGGGGATACTGTTTTGTTACGGAACGAAACAAGGCGGATTATTGTACACCTAATCAACAATGGCCTTGTGCTCCTGGGAAGCAGTACTACGGCCGCGGTCCCATCCAAATTACGCA CAATTACAACTATGGTCCAGCTGGAGTAGCCATAGGAAGCGATCTACTAGGCAACCCAGACTTGGTCGCAGCCCACGTCACCATTTCTTTCAGAGCAGCCTTCTGGTTCTGGATGACCCCACAATACTCAAAACCCTCCTGCCACGACGTCATCACCGGCCAATGGACCCCGTCGGCAGCCGATTTGGCAGCAGGTCGGCTCCCGGGGTACGGTGTCATCACCAACATAATCAACGGCGGGCTCGAGTGTGGACAAGGGTTTACTACAGCACAACAAGTGAGCCGGATCGGGTATCTTATGCATTTCAGTGATATTGTGGGAGTTGGTTATGGACAAAACCTTTATTGCGACCACCAAAGGCCCTTTGGATAA